The Congregibacter litoralis KT71 genome contains a region encoding:
- a CDS encoding threonine ammonia-lyase — translation MTTDELPSFGDVQAAAGRLLGRATRTPLLQNRFLNEDSKREVFLKPEMLQHSGSFKFRGAYNRISQLTPEERKSGVIAWSSGNHAQGVAAAAKLEGLRARIVMPEDAPRIKLDNTRALGAEVITYDRYSEDREAISYALAERDGGVIVPSFDDAHVIAGQGTAGLEIFEDAAKEGRALDALLICCGGGGLTAGCALAAETLSPDTALFTVEPAHYDDHARSLMSGQRERADTSQPSLCDALLSPTPGVMTFSINQRLLTGGLVVTESEVKAAMRYAFRVLKLVVEPGGAVALAALLSGKLDPRYQSVAIMLSGGNVDPRVFADVLGEAR, via the coding sequence ATGACCACAGATGAGCTACCGTCCTTTGGCGATGTTCAAGCCGCCGCCGGGCGGCTGCTGGGGCGAGCCACACGCACGCCCCTGCTGCAAAACCGCTTCCTCAATGAGGACAGCAAAAGAGAGGTTTTCTTGAAGCCGGAGATGCTGCAGCACAGCGGTAGCTTCAAGTTCCGCGGCGCCTACAACCGAATCTCGCAGCTAACACCGGAGGAGCGCAAGTCCGGCGTTATCGCCTGGTCCTCAGGTAATCACGCCCAGGGCGTGGCGGCGGCGGCTAAGCTGGAGGGCCTGCGCGCACGCATCGTCATGCCCGAGGATGCACCGCGCATTAAGCTCGACAACACCCGGGCCCTTGGCGCCGAGGTAATTACCTACGATCGCTACAGCGAGGATCGCGAGGCGATCAGCTACGCCCTCGCTGAGCGTGACGGCGGGGTCATTGTGCCGTCCTTTGACGATGCTCATGTTATTGCGGGGCAGGGGACCGCCGGTCTGGAGATTTTTGAAGACGCCGCAAAAGAGGGGCGAGCCCTCGATGCGCTGCTTATCTGCTGTGGTGGAGGCGGACTTACCGCAGGTTGTGCGCTCGCCGCAGAGACGCTGAGTCCGGATACGGCGCTCTTTACCGTGGAGCCGGCGCACTACGATGACCATGCCCGTTCTCTGATGTCGGGTCAGCGTGAGCGGGCGGATACCTCACAGCCGTCACTATGCGATGCCCTGTTATCGCCGACGCCGGGGGTGATGACGTTCTCCATCAATCAGCGTCTTCTTACCGGCGGCCTGGTGGTCACGGAGTCCGAAGTAAAAGCGGCCATGCGCTACGCCTTCAGGGTCCTGAAGCTTGTGGTGGAGCCCGGCGGGGCCGTTGCTCTTGCGGCGCTGCTGTCAGGAAAGCTGGATCCCAGGTACCAGTCCGTCGCGATAATGCTCAGCGGGGGAAACGTGGATCCGCGCGTGTTCGCAGACGTTTTAGGAGAAGCCCGTTGA
- a CDS encoding ArsC/Spx/MgsR family protein: MPYTLIHHTGCGSSKKGLALLQENGIEPEVRKYMNKSDMLSESELRDIARKMGNVSPRAFMREKDAIKLGISDSASDDELFAAMAAEPRLIQRPIGINGAKAILGRPNEQLLDIA; encoded by the coding sequence ATGCCATACACGCTCATCCATCACACGGGTTGCGGATCCTCAAAAAAGGGCCTCGCCCTGCTTCAGGAAAACGGCATAGAGCCTGAAGTGCGCAAGTACATGAACAAGAGCGATATGCTCAGCGAGAGCGAGCTTCGCGATATTGCCAGGAAGATGGGCAATGTGAGTCCGCGAGCGTTTATGCGGGAGAAAGATGCGATCAAGCTCGGTATTTCCGACTCCGCATCGGATGACGAGCTGTTTGCGGCCATGGCCGCGGAACCCAGGCTTATTCAGCGTCCCATCGGCATCAATGGTGCCAAGGCGATCCTTGGAAGACCCAACGAACAGCTGCTGGACATTGCCTGA
- the pgl gene encoding 6-phosphogluconolactonase gives MSDRDSCNALADRFRSFSSRDRLDEDLAADVARILRSALEQRGKASLVLSGGSTPKGFFGTLAKEDLDWSRVTVTLADDRWVRADHRDSNDRLVRENLLQGAAGDAQFVSLVTQDEHPRDAVSEISKRLADLGTIDVMILGMGGDGHFASLFPGAENLSAGLDLSSSDTVIAVDPITAPHARMSMTLARILDSRHLIVHIVGEEKRAVLERARLEKDAATLPIAAVLASEAPAATVYWAP, from the coding sequence ATGTCTGACCGGGATTCCTGCAATGCGTTAGCGGACCGCTTTCGCTCGTTTTCCAGCCGCGACCGTCTGGATGAGGATCTGGCAGCGGATGTCGCGAGGATCCTGAGGAGTGCCCTGGAGCAACGAGGCAAAGCCAGTCTGGTGCTCTCCGGGGGGAGTACCCCAAAAGGCTTTTTTGGGACTCTGGCGAAGGAAGATCTCGATTGGTCCCGGGTCACGGTCACCCTGGCGGATGATCGCTGGGTGCGCGCCGACCACAGGGACAGCAACGATCGCCTGGTACGGGAGAATCTTCTTCAGGGCGCGGCGGGCGATGCGCAGTTTGTCTCGCTGGTTACCCAAGATGAGCATCCCCGGGATGCGGTATCGGAAATCAGCAAGCGCCTCGCTGATCTCGGGACCATTGATGTGATGATTCTGGGTATGGGCGGAGACGGGCATTTCGCCTCCCTGTTCCCCGGGGCGGAGAATCTGAGTGCGGGTCTGGATCTCAGCAGTAGCGACACGGTTATTGCCGTAGATCCCATCACTGCACCCCATGCGCGCATGAGCATGACCCTGGCGCGTATTCTGGACTCGCGCCACCTGATCGTACACATCGTGGGAGAGGAAAAGCGCGCCGTGCTGGAGCGTGCCCGCTTGGAAAAAGATGCGGCAACCTTGCCCATTGCTGCGGTTTTGGCGAGTGAGGCACCCGCTGCCACGGTGTACTGGGCGCCCTGA